A genome region from Solirubrobacter pauli includes the following:
- a CDS encoding helix-turn-helix domain-containing protein — translation MATLTPPSADALRATLPDLANDIIAAIVSEVPDYARAMEGRFGEVVRFGVEVALNRFVDVLGGAAPKSESSARDTYVRLGAGEYRAGRSLDALLAAYRVGAKIAWRRFVEAGTRAGFAPDALYDLGEAMFAYIDEISAESAAGFAEAQSDAAGESQRRRRALVRLLAQEPPAAEETVRTAAQAAGWSLPRLLAAVVAGEAAEPERTDELDGRAARLARRIGPGAVGAAVGGIAIVMLPDPEGPGRRKALEAALNGDLAALGPSVAWPEAATSLRRAAAAFRLAEAGRLTPPACGADASPKVQSCPNLVVAVEHLPALLLAAEPALAADLARSRLAPLDGLASGPRERLVETLRAWLDRPGQVQAVAAELDVHPQTVRYRLKQLRELFGERLEDPEARFELALALRAADGVRYT, via the coding sequence ATGGCGACGCTCACCCCGCCATCGGCGGACGCGCTCCGTGCGACGCTGCCCGACCTCGCGAACGACATCATCGCCGCGATCGTCAGCGAGGTGCCGGATTACGCCCGGGCGATGGAGGGCCGGTTCGGCGAGGTCGTGCGCTTCGGCGTGGAGGTGGCGCTCAACCGCTTCGTCGACGTGCTCGGTGGCGCGGCGCCGAAAAGTGAGTCAAGCGCGCGTGACACGTACGTGCGCCTCGGTGCCGGCGAGTACCGCGCCGGCCGGTCGCTGGACGCGCTGCTCGCCGCGTACCGCGTGGGCGCCAAGATCGCCTGGCGGCGCTTCGTCGAAGCGGGCACGCGGGCGGGCTTCGCGCCCGATGCCCTCTACGACCTCGGCGAGGCGATGTTCGCCTACATCGACGAGATCTCCGCGGAGAGCGCGGCCGGCTTCGCCGAAGCCCAGTCGGATGCGGCGGGCGAGTCCCAGCGCCGTCGCCGCGCGCTCGTCCGGCTGCTGGCGCAGGAGCCGCCGGCCGCCGAGGAGACCGTGCGCACGGCCGCGCAGGCCGCCGGCTGGTCCTTGCCGCGCCTGCTCGCGGCGGTCGTGGCCGGCGAGGCCGCCGAGCCCGAGCGCACGGACGAGCTGGACGGCCGCGCGGCGCGGCTGGCACGACGGATCGGTCCCGGCGCGGTCGGCGCCGCGGTCGGCGGGATCGCGATCGTGATGCTGCCCGACCCGGAGGGCCCCGGCCGGCGCAAGGCGCTCGAGGCGGCGCTCAACGGCGACCTCGCCGCGCTCGGCCCGTCGGTCGCGTGGCCGGAGGCGGCGACCTCGCTGCGACGCGCGGCGGCCGCGTTCCGCCTGGCGGAGGCGGGGCGGCTCACCCCCCCGGCGTGTGGGGCGGACGCCTCCCCGAAGGTGCAGTCTTGTCCCAACCTCGTCGTCGCGGTCGAGCATCTGCCCGCGCTGCTGCTGGCCGCGGAGCCGGCGCTCGCGGCGGACCTCGCGCGCTCGCGGCTCGCACCGCTCGACGGGCTCGCCAGCGGGCCGCGCGAACGGCTCGTGGAGACGCTGCGGGCGTGGCTGGACCGGCCCGGGCAGGTCCAGGCGGTGGCGGCCGAGCTCGACGTCCACCCGCAGACCGTGCGGTACCGGCTCAAGCAGCTGCGCGAGCTGTTCGGGGAGCGGCTGGAGGACCCGGAGGCGCGATTCGAGCTGGCGCTCGCGCTGCGTGCCGCGGACGGGGTTCGCTACACATGA
- a CDS encoding acyl-CoA desaturase: protein MLPFLGVILAIVLLWDQLVDWTSLGILAFMYVATIMGVTLGFHRLFTHRSFATYKPVEYFLAALGSVAVEGPVMNWVADHRKHHAHTDQEGDPHTPHGHGDGFKGAVSGLWYAHMGWLFDHSGTSEHQKYARDLYEDRGMHVIHKTFPLWVALGIAFPGLLGLVFTGTWRGAFEAALWGGPVRIFLVHHVTWSINSVCHFFGRRRFEVDDHSTNVAWLSLLSMGESWHHNHHTFPRSAFHGLRGWEQRLDPTGWVIRGMRRVKLAWNVVEITPERQQQKMAA, encoded by the coding sequence GTGTTGCCGTTTCTCGGCGTGATCCTGGCGATCGTCCTCCTCTGGGACCAGCTCGTCGATTGGACGTCGCTGGGAATCCTGGCCTTCATGTACGTCGCGACGATCATGGGCGTGACGCTCGGCTTCCACCGGTTGTTCACGCACCGTTCGTTCGCGACCTACAAGCCGGTCGAGTACTTCCTCGCCGCGCTCGGCTCGGTCGCGGTCGAGGGCCCGGTCATGAACTGGGTCGCCGATCACCGCAAGCACCACGCCCACACCGACCAGGAGGGCGACCCGCACACGCCCCACGGCCACGGTGACGGGTTCAAGGGCGCGGTCAGCGGCCTCTGGTACGCGCACATGGGCTGGCTGTTCGACCACTCGGGCACGAGCGAGCACCAGAAGTACGCCCGCGACCTCTACGAGGACCGCGGCATGCACGTCATCCACAAGACGTTCCCGTTGTGGGTGGCGCTCGGGATCGCGTTCCCCGGGCTGCTCGGCCTGGTCTTCACGGGCACCTGGCGCGGCGCGTTCGAGGCGGCGCTGTGGGGCGGCCCGGTGCGGATCTTCCTCGTCCACCACGTGACGTGGTCGATCAACTCGGTGTGCCACTTCTTCGGCCGCCGGCGCTTCGAGGTCGACGACCACTCGACCAACGTCGCCTGGCTCTCGCTGCTGTCGATGGGCGAGTCCTGGCACCACAACCACCACACGTTCCCGCGCTCGGCCTTCCACGGCCTGCGCGGTTGGGAGCAGCGGCTGGACCCGACCGGCTGGGTGATCCGCGGCATGCGGCGCGTGAAGCTCGCCTGGAACGTGGTCGAGATCACGCCGGAACGCCAGCAGCAGAAGATGGCGGCGTAG
- a CDS encoding alpha/beta fold hydrolase, whose amino-acid sequence MSKPTIVLVHGAWADASSWNPVATELQSQGFTVLAPTNLLRSVAIDAPYISSFLAQRTEGPVVLVGHSYGGFVIANAATENVKSLVFVDAFIPDEGEFVFQILGGSGSAFDIPDPSVVFDIGGYPGSPEGDAEAFLKPDTVHTSFAQDLPEADRWLIAAGQRPITLAANTTPSGPPAWKNLPSWAVIGTEDKVIPPATQRSMAERAGATISEAPGSHVSMVSHPQVTIDAILAAAA is encoded by the coding sequence ATGTCGAAGCCGACCATCGTCCTGGTCCACGGAGCGTGGGCCGACGCCTCCAGCTGGAACCCCGTCGCCACCGAGCTGCAGAGCCAGGGCTTCACCGTCCTCGCGCCCACCAACCTGCTGCGCTCGGTCGCGATCGACGCGCCCTACATCAGCTCGTTCCTCGCCCAGCGCACCGAGGGCCCGGTCGTGCTCGTCGGCCACTCCTACGGCGGCTTCGTGATCGCGAACGCCGCGACGGAGAACGTCAAGTCGCTCGTCTTCGTGGACGCGTTCATCCCCGACGAGGGGGAGTTCGTCTTCCAGATCCTCGGCGGCTCGGGCTCGGCGTTCGACATCCCGGACCCGAGCGTCGTGTTCGACATCGGGGGCTACCCGGGCTCGCCGGAAGGCGACGCCGAGGCGTTCCTCAAGCCCGACACGGTCCACACGTCGTTCGCCCAGGACCTGCCGGAGGCCGACCGCTGGCTGATCGCGGCGGGTCAGCGCCCGATCACGCTCGCCGCCAACACCACGCCTTCCGGCCCGCCGGCGTGGAAGAACCTGCCGAGCTGGGCCGTGATCGGCACCGAGGACAAGGTCATCCCGCCCGCGACGCAGCGCTCGATGGCCGAGCGCGCGGGCGCGACGATCAGCGAGGCGCCGGGCTCGCACGTCTCGATGGTCTCCCACCCCCAGGTCACGATCGACGCGATCCTGGCGGCGGCGGCCTGA
- a CDS encoding histidine kinase dimerization/phospho-acceptor domain-containing protein, which translates to MSDEDLVLDAESRRRLRHDLRTPLTIVAGFAEVLAGERQLTDKDRREFAQRIQDAAEDLRRLLDDVLED; encoded by the coding sequence GTGAGCGACGAGGACCTCGTCCTCGACGCGGAGTCCCGGCGCCGGCTCCGGCACGACCTGCGCACGCCGTTGACGATCGTCGCCGGGTTCGCCGAAGTGCTCGCCGGTGAGCGCCAGCTCACCGACAAGGACCGGCGCGAGTTCGCGCAGCGGATCCAGGACGCGGCGGAAGACCTCCGCCGCCTCCTGGACGACGTGCTCGAGGATTGA
- a CDS encoding response regulator: MPLRLVLIEDHQALREGLELLLDRAGIDVVATAGTAHEGRGLIEGHDPDVALIDIRLGEESGIELTAQLIDADPERRVVLYTGSSDIELLISGLDSGARGYALKEGTQAELTTALHTVAEGGTYVDPRLHPALLSQRATQKQKSLSKREREIMDLLAQGMTGEQVAEHLFLSPETIKTHIRNAMNKLEANTRVHAIAIALREGFISSPGRS; this comes from the coding sequence ATGCCTCTGCGCCTTGTGCTGATCGAGGATCACCAAGCCCTCCGCGAGGGTCTCGAGCTGCTGCTCGACCGCGCGGGGATCGACGTGGTCGCCACCGCCGGCACCGCCCACGAGGGCCGTGGGCTGATCGAGGGTCACGATCCCGACGTCGCGCTCATAGACATCCGGCTCGGTGAGGAATCCGGGATCGAGCTCACCGCCCAGCTGATCGACGCCGACCCCGAGCGGCGCGTCGTGCTCTACACCGGCTCCAGCGACATCGAGCTGCTGATCAGCGGCCTGGACTCCGGCGCGCGCGGCTACGCGCTCAAGGAGGGCACGCAGGCCGAGCTGACCACCGCGCTGCACACGGTGGCCGAGGGCGGCACGTACGTCGACCCGCGCCTGCACCCCGCGCTCCTCTCCCAGCGCGCGACCCAGAAGCAGAAGTCGCTGTCCAAGCGCGAGCGCGAGATCATGGACCTGCTCGCCCAGGGCATGACCGGCGAGCAGGTGGCGGAGCACCTGTTCCTGTCGCCTGAGACGATCAAGACGCACATCCGCAACGCCATGAACAAGCTCGAGGCCAACACGCGCGTCCACGCCATCGCCATCGCCCTGCGCGAGGGCTTCATCTCGTCGCCCGGGCGCTCGTGA